GGTAATTGTGACTTATATCAGATTATTGTTCCTGCCGATAAACCAGAACCTTGATTATGACTATCCGATATATAACTCTTTTCTAAATCCAAATGTGTTTTTGTCATTTCTGCTTCTGTTGTCTATCTTGGGACTTGGGGCTTATCTTTATTCTTGTTCAAAAAATCCCCCTACATCCCCCTTTAACAAAGGGGGAATAAAAGGGGGTCATTCACCGTTTACTGTTCACCGTTCACTGTTCACTGTTCACTATTTACGTCTCACCGCCTTTGGCCTTTTCTGGTTCTTCATAACCCTGTCTGTTGAGTCAAGTGTTATTCCTATTGTAGATGTGATTTTTGAGCATAGAATGTATCTGCCAAGCATAGGTTTAATAATCGCCTTTGTCAGCGCCGTTTTTTATTTCATTCCTTATCTTTCATCCTTCAACTTTCAACCTTCATCCTTTCTCTCTCATCACGCATCACGCATTACGGTCTTATTGCTTGCTGCTTTAGTCCTTTCCCTCTCCATCGCCACTTATAAAAGGAATCTGGTATGGCAAGATGAGATTAGGTTGTGGGAGGATGTAAACAGAAAGTCGCCTGATAAGTCAAGGGTACATCTCAACCTTGGACTTGCCTATCAAAATCATAAACGGCTGGAGGAAGCTGTTAGGGAATATTATATTGCTTTAAGTCTAAATCCCAATTACAAAGAGGCATATAATAATCTCGGTAATATTTATAAGAATATGGGCTTTATTGATAAAGCTATTGAGCATTATCAGAATGCTTTAAAAATAAATCCTGATTTTGCACTGGCGCATAATAATCTTGGTTTTACTTATTATTACTTTAAAAAGTGGAGCGATAAGGCCATTGAACATTATCAGATTGCTTTAAGGTTGGAACCATATAATGCATATACTCATTTAAACTTGGGCATTGCTTATAAATCCATGGGACGGTTTGATGAGGCAAAGGAGCAGTTTGATACAGCTAAAAGATTAAATCCCGGTCTTTTCAATACGGAAAGAACCCGCTAATAGTGCATTAAGCTGTCGTTATAAAAATCTGATTATGCGGGGCAGGTTTATGAACCAGAAGCAGCGGACTTGTTGAATTAAACGCAGGTATTTGGTTATAATGCATTGATAAAATATACTCTTTCTGCAAATTGTGGAAAGGAGGGCCTTTGATACAAAAAACAACGACCAGCTTTTTTTTGTGTGTGATTGCAGTATTTGCGGCGTTGACTTTCTTTGATAACAAAACATATGCAGAGGAAAAAACAGGGGGGTGTATTACGTCTTCGTGCCACCCTAAAATTGTAAAGGACAAATTTGTCCACGGGCCGGTAGATGCCGGAGAATGTATTGTTTGTCACGGGGACTCTCAAAAACATAAGGACAACCCTGCCAAGAATAAGTTTTCCAAAATCAAACAAATAGATAAACTCTGCTATACCTGTCACGACAAATTTAAAGAAAGGCAGTTTACCCATGCGCCGGTGAAAAGCGGTGAATGCACTGCATGTCACAGTGCGCACAGCTCTCCTTATAAATTTCAGCTTGTTGCTCAGGGAGCCGAGCTTTGCTTTATCTGCCATGACGCAAAAATTGTTGCCGGGAAATTTGTCCACGGGCCTGCGGCTGTCGGAGGGTGCGTGGCATGCCATGAACCGCATACTGCGGATTACGAAAAAAATCTTAAGGCAAAACCAACCACATTATGTTTTTCTTGCCATACGGATCAGGCGGAAAAATTTATGAAGGCAAAGGTTATTCACAAGCCAGTTGCCGAAAACTGCGCCAAATGCCATAATCCTCACTCTGCGGAAAAACAATTTATGATGAGCGCTGAAATTCCCGAGCTTTGCTTCAATTGCCACAAAGATAAAAAGGAGTGGCTGGATAAGGCGTCTGTCCAGCATGGAGCGCTGGCAATAGGGAAGAAATGCCTGAACTGCCATGAACCGCATTCATCAAACATCGCAAAAAGGCTCTCCATGGCTCCGCTTGAGTTATGCTTGAGCTGTCACGACAAAGAGGTCCAGACGCCGGACGGCAGGACGCTTGTCAACATGAAGAAGCTGTTAAGTGAAAACAAAGACCATCACGGACCCATAAAGGAAAATGACTGTTCAGGGTGCCATAACCCGCACGGCTCAAGTAATTTCAGAATATTGAAGGAGCCTTACCCATCAGTCTTTTATATGAGTTATAACGCTGATAATTATAATCTCTGTTTTAGCTGCCATGAGAAAACGATTGTACAGGACCCGCAAACCACCAAGCTGACAAATTTCCGCAACGGCGAGGTGAATCTTCATTTCAGGCATGTTAACAAGATTGAAAAGGGCAGAACCTGCCGCGCATGTCATGAAACCCATGCGAGCAATTATCCCAAACATATTCGCGAGGCAGTGCCTTTCGGCGCGTGGGAGCTGCCGCTTAATTTCCAAATGACAGCAACAGGCGGAAGCTGTACCCCGGGTTGTCATAAGCTTAAAAAATACGACAGGGTCAAAAAGGAGATAAACCCATGATTGTTGCTTTTTTACTGGCGGCGCTGTTATTAATCACTCCTGCCTCTTATGCCGGAGCCATAAATATTTCAAAAGGAGAGACAGTGCCTGATTTTTCCCTGAAAAGCATTGACGGTAAACAGGTTTCATTGAGTGAATATAAGGGGAAGACCGTGATTATTGTCTACTGGAAGGCGGCGCTGAGCCGCTCTATTGATGCGCTTAAAGATGTCAGGGAAATTGCAAAGAGGTATAAGGAAAAAGGCGTGCAGGCGCTGAGTTTAATTCCGGGAGAGGAAAATCAGGAGGCAATAAGCAAGATAATCAGCGATAATGCAATAGACTTCCCTGTTCTCATAGATGCGGACCGGCAGGTTTACGGTAATTTTGAAATAAGGGTTTACCCGACAACCCTTCTTATCGGCAAGGACGGCAAACTTGCCTATAACACCGCCGGGCATGCGCCTACCTATCAACTGAGTCTTGAAGGACAGCTTCGCCTTCTGCTCGGGGAAATAACCGAAGAAAACCTGCAGAGCCTGCTTAACCCGCAAAGAGAGGAGCAGGACAAGGCAGCAATTGAGGCTGAAAGAAAATATAACCTTGCGCTTGAGTTTATGAAAAACAGGCTCTTTGACCAGGCATTGGATTCGGCAAAAAAGGCGGTAGAGGCAAAACCGTCTGTTGCCAAGGCGCATTTATTGCTGGGTTTCTTATTTCTTGAAACAAAAGAGGCGGACAAGGCGCTTGATGAATTTAATAAGACTCTGGAACTGGACCCGGGCTCTCATGATGCAAAGACAGGACAGGGAGGGGCGCTTATTTTAAAGGGAGAGCTTGATAAGGCAATTGAAATCCTCACTGCCGCAGGCACGGCAAATCCGTATCCTCAGATGACATACTATGAACTCGGAAGGGCCTATGAGCAAAAAGGCGACAAAGACAAGGCCGCGGAGATGTATAAAAAATCAATTGAAAAGATTATTAAGAAGCAAATCCTCCCTTCAATGATATCTCAATGTCAATAAAGAATGTTTTTTTTTCATATTTGCTTTTTCTGCTTTTAGTTCCCTATGCAGAAGGCAATCAGAAAATTCTGACCGTAAATTATCCCCCTGACAAAACCGTAATGGAATTCGGGCTTCTGGGAGTTTCCTTAAGCGTGACTCCAGACTCAGCCGACCTGATAAAAGTAAAGGTAAACGGCAGCGAGCAGGCAAGCATAGCTCCGGGCAAAAAGGTTGAATGTTTTTCTGTACAGTTGTCCCTCGGAGTTAATAAGATTGAAGTATCGGCCATTAAAGACAAAAACCCGGTTGAAACCATTGCCTTTGATATATTCAGAAGGTCAGACCTTGAAAGGGGATATAGAAATCCTCCTGCTGTTTTCCAAAAGAAAAATTTTCATATGACGGATACTTCGCTGTGTGCGGAGTGTCATGCGATGAAGCCGGGTGAGAGCGATAAAAAGCCGGTAAATCCTGCCACTTTTTCATCTTTTAAAGACAGCAAAACCTCTCCTTCCACATGCTATTCATGCCATAAAAAGATGACTGCTTATCCTTTTGTCCACGGGCCGGCATCTGTCTGGAGCTGCCTCAGCTGTCATAACTCCGAGGCAAAGCCGATATATTTTATTAAGAAACCGGACACGGATACATGCTTTGGCTGCCATATTGAACAAAAGGAGGACTGGCATGCCAAAAAATACATCCACGGCCCGGTCAATACCGGCAACTGCGCCATATGTCACAGCCCGCATGCGTCAGAGAACCCTTTTAATCTTGTTAAACCCGCATGGGATTTATGTATAACCTGTCATGTGGAAAACGGCACAGGCAGACACATTATTGCCGGTTTTGTCTATGAGGGGGGGCACCCGACCCGCGGAAGGTCTGACCCTGTCAGGGAAGGTAAAGAGATGTCCTGCGCAAGCTGTCATAATCCCCATGCATCTAATTATCCGCGCCTCTGGGCTTTGGAGGCGCAGAGCGCATTTGCCTTGTGCATGAAGTGCCATCAAAAATAACTGCCTGATTACCATTTCCGGGAATATGGTAGTTAATGTGATTACAGGAAAACTTGTTAATTTAAGAAGACGTGCCTTATAATAAAAAATAACACGACAAATGTTTAATACTTTAAAGTTTAGGATAACTATAACGGCCCTCCTTATTATTTCCGCCACTATGTTTATAACTACATGGAAAGACATAGCCGTAACTGAATCAAAACTTCTGACCGAGCAGAAGGAAAAGGCGGTACTGCTTTCCGACAGGATAAAGCACGGCATTATGGTGCTTATGCTGGAAAACAGATGGCGTGAACTGCAGGCCATGATGGAAAGTCTGGTTAGAAACAGTCCGGAGCTGAAAGAACTGCGGATTTTTCATCCTGAAACCGGAATTATGGTGGCCTCTTCAGATCCAAGAGACATCGGGAAACAAATATACAAGGAAGACCTTGAGAGATTCAGGGCGGATAAAGGCAATGCGCCTTTTTTGATAAAAAAGGGCGAGCATACTTATGCGTCAACATTAAATTCCATCCAGAACCTTCCGGCATGCCACAAGTGCCACGGCTTTGAGAAGAAAATACTCGGGGTCATTGATATTGAAGTCTCTGTTGAAGCGGTCTATCAGGCGATACGGGAATTCAAAAGAAAACACCTGATGAATGCAATGGTCGGCACGGTGCTTATTTCAGGGGCATTTCTCTTTGTGGTTGGGATACTGATCGGCAGGCCCATAAACGCAATGATCAGCGTTATTAAAAAAATAGAAGGCGGGGACCCGACTGTCAGGATGAACATTAACAAGAAAGATGAGCTCGGGCAATTAGCCCAAAGTTTTAACAGGATGGTAGAATCGCTTGAGGCGGCCAAAAAACAGATTGAGGAACATCACAGGCAGCAGGTTCAGAAGGCGGCAAAGTTGGCATCCCTCGGCGAGCTGGCCTCGGGCATTGCTCATGAGATAAAAAATCCGCTGGCCGGCATCAGCGGAGCCATACAAATACTTGCGGCTGATTTCCCGCCCAATGACCCGAAGCGGGAGATTACGGATGAGATGCAGAATCAGGTAAAGAGGCTGGATCAGGCGGTCAGGGACCTCCTGCTGTACGCAAGGCCGACGCCGCCGCAGATGTCGCCTAACAATATAAACTATATTCTTGAGAAGACCCTGTTTTTTATCAGACAGGTGGCGGCAAAGGGCAATACTGAAATAGACACCGAGTTCGGGAAAGATCTCCCTGAGACAATGCTGGATGCCGCACAGATACAGCAGGTTTTTTTAAATCTTTCCATTAACGCCATTCAGGCCATGCCGGACGGAGGGAATCTGAAGATTTCAACAGCGCTAAAAAAATCAAAGGAATTATCCGGGATAGTTTTAGGCAACGACAATAATGAAGAAGAGTGGCTGGAGGTTAAATTTGAAGATACCGGAGTAGGCATCTCTCCGGAGGATATGAAAAAGATATTCAACCCGTTTTTCACGAAGAAAGTTAAGGGCACAGGCATCGGCCTTTCAATAAGCCAGAGGATTGTTGAAGAACACGGGGGGATGATTACGGTTAAAAGTCAGTTTGGGAAGGGAAGCGCTTTTACCGTATTTTTACCCGTAAAGAAACAAATTACTCCACAGGGCGCTGTGACTGGTTAAACAATGAATAAAATCTTAGTCATAGACGACGAAAAATTTATTACCTGGTCGCTCAAGCAGGGACTGGAAAAAGAAGGTTATGATGTTACAACATCAGGCTCAGGCGAAGAGGGACTTGAAGTTTTCAAATCAGAAACCCCTGATATTACGCTTTTGGATGTGCATCTCTCAGGGATAGACGGCATTAAAACTCTTGAGCTGATAAAAGAACTGGATAAGGACGCGCTGGTGATTATGATTACAGCCCACGGCGGTGTTGAAGGCGCTGTCAAGGCAATAAAATTAGGAGCCTATGATTACATAGAGAAGCCGTTTGACCTGGACCGGATCAAGATATTGATAAAAAAGGCGCTTGAGACTGTCACATTAAAAAAAGAGGTGCGCCAGCTCAGGGGCAAACAGCAGGAAAAATACAGTTTTGAAAATATTGCAGGCCATTCCGAATCAATGCAGAAGATGATTGCCCTTGCCGGAAAGATCGCAGAAAGCGATGCCACGACAGTCCTTATTCAGGGAGAAAGCGGCGTAGGAAAAGACCTTATGGCAAAGACCATCCACTATAACAGCGCACGCGCCGACAAACCGTTTATTGAGGTGACTTGCACGGC
This genomic window from Nitrospirota bacterium contains:
- a CDS encoding tetratricopeptide repeat protein codes for the protein LTPFLLTLLIIPVSYIGADTSAGDLLSDVSETARLQTDMSRLDYLFTQFRVIVTYIRLLFLPINQNLDYDYPIYNSFLNPNVFLSFLLLLSILGLGAYLYSCSKNPPTSPFNKGGIKGGHSPFTVHRSLFTVHYLRLTAFGLFWFFITLSVESSVIPIVDVIFEHRMYLPSIGLIIAFVSAVFYFIPYLSSFNFQPSSFLSHHASRITVLLLAALVLSLSIATYKRNLVWQDEIRLWEDVNRKSPDKSRVHLNLGLAYQNHKRLEEAVREYYIALSLNPNYKEAYNNLGNIYKNMGFIDKAIEHYQNALKINPDFALAHNNLGFTYYYFKKWSDKAIEHYQIALRLEPYNAYTHLNLGIAYKSMGRFDEAKEQFDTAKRLNPGLFNTERTR
- a CDS encoding cytochrome C produces the protein MIQKTTTSFFLCVIAVFAALTFFDNKTYAEEKTGGCITSSCHPKIVKDKFVHGPVDAGECIVCHGDSQKHKDNPAKNKFSKIKQIDKLCYTCHDKFKERQFTHAPVKSGECTACHSAHSSPYKFQLVAQGAELCFICHDAKIVAGKFVHGPAAVGGCVACHEPHTADYEKNLKAKPTTLCFSCHTDQAEKFMKAKVIHKPVAENCAKCHNPHSAEKQFMMSAEIPELCFNCHKDKKEWLDKASVQHGALAIGKKCLNCHEPHSSNIAKRLSMAPLELCLSCHDKEVQTPDGRTLVNMKKLLSENKDHHGPIKENDCSGCHNPHGSSNFRILKEPYPSVFYMSYNADNYNLCFSCHEKTIVQDPQTTKLTNFRNGEVNLHFRHVNKIEKGRTCRACHETHASNYPKHIREAVPFGAWELPLNFQMTATGGSCTPGCHKLKKYDRVKKEINP
- a CDS encoding redoxin domain-containing protein; this translates as MIVAFLLAALLLITPASYAGAINISKGETVPDFSLKSIDGKQVSLSEYKGKTVIIVYWKAALSRSIDALKDVREIAKRYKEKGVQALSLIPGEENQEAISKIISDNAIDFPVLIDADRQVYGNFEIRVYPTTLLIGKDGKLAYNTAGHAPTYQLSLEGQLRLLLGEITEENLQSLLNPQREEQDKAAIEAERKYNLALEFMKNRLFDQALDSAKKAVEAKPSVAKAHLLLGFLFLETKEADKALDEFNKTLELDPGSHDAKTGQGGALILKGELDKAIEILTAAGTANPYPQMTYYELGRAYEQKGDKDKAAEMYKKSIEKIIKKQILPSMISQCQ
- a CDS encoding HAMP domain-containing protein; this translates as MFITTWKDIAVTESKLLTEQKEKAVLLSDRIKHGIMVLMLENRWRELQAMMESLVRNSPELKELRIFHPETGIMVASSDPRDIGKQIYKEDLERFRADKGNAPFLIKKGEHTYASTLNSIQNLPACHKCHGFEKKILGVIDIEVSVEAVYQAIREFKRKHLMNAMVGTVLISGAFLFVVGILIGRPINAMISVIKKIEGGDPTVRMNINKKDELGQLAQSFNRMVESLEAAKKQIEEHHRQQVQKAAKLASLGELASGIAHEIKNPLAGISGAIQILAADFPPNDPKREITDEMQNQVKRLDQAVRDLLLYARPTPPQMSPNNINYILEKTLFFIRQVAAKGNTEIDTEFGKDLPETMLDAAQIQQVFLNLSINAIQAMPDGGNLKISTALKKSKELSGIVLGNDNNEEEWLEVKFEDTGVGISPEDMKKIFNPFFTKKVKGTGIGLSISQRIVEEHGGMITVKSQFGKGSAFTVFLPVKKQITPQGAVTG